From one Oncorhynchus keta strain PuntledgeMale-10-30-2019 chromosome 30, Oket_V2, whole genome shotgun sequence genomic stretch:
- the hrh2a gene encoding histamine receptor H2a isoform X2, translating to MLSVVILGVTLSLLILLTVFGNVLVCLAVCATRRLRCLTNCFIISLAITDLLLGMLVLPFSALLQLSDWPLGPTLCNIYISLDVMLCTASILTLLAISVDRYLAVTAPLRYSSLVLPRGVAITMASVWAVSLGVSFLPIHLGWNTVDGSVQNRGPGEERECKFELNPWYVAVDASLTFYLPLLIMCWNYLRILRIARAQARRIIHARPNLNNNNASSPPRQLTSVTVMALREHKATVTLAAVIGAFIVCWFPYFTLFTIMGLRMQDYPAAYPVVLWLGYINSALNPLLYAAFNRDFRSAYARLLHCGAGEVGEGGVSLCCVNTPLPVGRGQVRPV from the exons ATGCTGTCAGTGGTGATATTAGGTGTGACCCTGTCCCTGCTCATTCTGCTGACGGTGTTTGGTAATGTCCTGGTATGTCTGGCCGTCTGCGCCACACGACGTCTCCGCTGCCTCACCAACTGCTTCATCATTTCCCTCGCCATCACTGACCTGCTGCTTGGCATGCTGGTCCTGCCCTTCTCCGCCCTCCTCCAGCTCAGCGATTGGCCGCTGGGGCCAACCCTCTGCAACATCTACATCTCATTGGATGTTATGTTATGCACTGCCTCTATCCTCACCCTATTGGCCATCAGCGTGGACCGATACCTGGCCGTGACCGCACCCCTTAGATACTCGTCGCTGGTGTTGCCGAGGGGGGTAGCCATAACAATGGCTTCGGTGTGGGCGGTGTCGCTGGGGGTGTCGTTCCTACCGATCCACCTGGGCTGGAACACTGTGGACGGCAGTGTGCAGAACCGCGGCccgggggaggagagggagtgtaAGTTTGAGCTGAACCCTTGGTACGTTGCGGTGGACGCCTCCTTAACCTTTTACCTTCCCCTGCTGATCATGTGCTGGAACTACCTCCGCATACTCCGCATCGCCCGGGCCCAGGCCAGACGCATCATCCATGCACGACCCaacctcaacaacaacaacgcCTCGTCACCCCCTCGTCAACTCACCTCAGTAACAGTGATGGCTCTACGGGAACACAAAGCCACAGTGACCCTAGCAGCAGTTATCGGAGCGTTCATAGTGTGCTGGTTCCCCTACTTCACCCTGTTTACTATCATGGGTCTGAGGATGCAGGACTACCCAGCAGCCTACCCTGTGGTGCTGTGGCTGGGGTACATCAACTCAGCTCTGAACCCATTGCTCTACGCTGCCTTCAACAGAGACTTTAGGTCCGCCTACGCCCGCCTGCTGCACTGTG GTGCGGGGGAGGTAGGTGAGGGGGGGGTGTCACTCTGCTGCGTGAACACACCTCTTCCTGTAGGGCGGGGCCAGGTGAGAccggtgtga
- the hrh2a gene encoding histamine receptor H2a isoform X1, whose translation MLSVVILGVTLSLLILLTVFGNVLVCLAVCATRRLRCLTNCFIISLAITDLLLGMLVLPFSALLQLSDWPLGPTLCNIYISLDVMLCTASILTLLAISVDRYLAVTAPLRYSSLVLPRGVAITMASVWAVSLGVSFLPIHLGWNTVDGSVQNRGPGEERECKFELNPWYVAVDASLTFYLPLLIMCWNYLRILRIARAQARRIIHARPNLNNNNASSPPRQLTSVTVMALREHKATVTLAAVIGAFIVCWFPYFTLFTIMGLRMQDYPAAYPVVLWLGYINSALNPLLYAAFNRDFRSAYARLLHCGNYGYGRGRGGPASPHNRTTTGRRNKEKDNTHGDGTYTITDNNFKILCFLVSSELGQW comes from the coding sequence ATGCTGTCAGTGGTGATATTAGGTGTGACCCTGTCCCTGCTCATTCTGCTGACGGTGTTTGGTAATGTCCTGGTATGTCTGGCCGTCTGCGCCACACGACGTCTCCGCTGCCTCACCAACTGCTTCATCATTTCCCTCGCCATCACTGACCTGCTGCTTGGCATGCTGGTCCTGCCCTTCTCCGCCCTCCTCCAGCTCAGCGATTGGCCGCTGGGGCCAACCCTCTGCAACATCTACATCTCATTGGATGTTATGTTATGCACTGCCTCTATCCTCACCCTATTGGCCATCAGCGTGGACCGATACCTGGCCGTGACCGCACCCCTTAGATACTCGTCGCTGGTGTTGCCGAGGGGGGTAGCCATAACAATGGCTTCGGTGTGGGCGGTGTCGCTGGGGGTGTCGTTCCTACCGATCCACCTGGGCTGGAACACTGTGGACGGCAGTGTGCAGAACCGCGGCccgggggaggagagggagtgtaAGTTTGAGCTGAACCCTTGGTACGTTGCGGTGGACGCCTCCTTAACCTTTTACCTTCCCCTGCTGATCATGTGCTGGAACTACCTCCGCATACTCCGCATCGCCCGGGCCCAGGCCAGACGCATCATCCATGCACGACCCaacctcaacaacaacaacgcCTCGTCACCCCCTCGTCAACTCACCTCAGTAACAGTGATGGCTCTACGGGAACACAAAGCCACAGTGACCCTAGCAGCAGTTATCGGAGCGTTCATAGTGTGCTGGTTCCCCTACTTCACCCTGTTTACTATCATGGGTCTGAGGATGCAGGACTACCCAGCAGCCTACCCTGTGGTGCTGTGGCTGGGGTACATCAACTCAGCTCTGAACCCATTGCTCTACGCTGCCTTCAACAGAGACTTTAGGTCCGCCTACGCCCGCCTGCTGCACTGTGGTAACTATGGATATGGCAGGGGGAGGGGCGGGCCAGCGTCGCCCCACAACAGGACCACGACGGGTAGAAGGAACAAGGAGAAAGACAACACACACGGTGACGGAACATACACAATCACTGATAACAACTTCAAAATATTGTGTTTTCTTGTGTCTAGCGAGTTAGGTCAATGGTGA